DNA sequence from the Streptomyces tsukubensis genome:
TGAAGGAACGTGACCATGGCAGTGAGTCTCCCGCCCGTCTTCGTTCTGGGCGTCGTCACCTGGGCCGCCATCAAATCTCGGCATCCGCCTGTGGGCCGATGCGGGCGCCAACCGTGTGCTGATGCGCCCATGCGATGGTGGAGTCGACCGAGACATCCCGATCGGATCCCGCCCGCTGCAGGGACGTGGTCCGGACCTGCTGGACCAAGCATTTCTTAGGTGCCGTCGGCAGACCACAATCGGTGGCGGGCGTAGACCGTCTTCCAAGGCCCGAACCGTTTAAGCCGGTCACCAGTCACAAATCACATGAACCCTGGTTCTCAGTCCGCGACGAAAGGCGCATATCCGACCGGGAGCTCGCTCACCTCAAGGTCCGAGAAGAGCAGGGTCAGATCGTGCGCGTTGGTCTCGATGTGGACCTCACGGAAGTCGATCCCGACAGCCTTGGACCAGTGGCGGGTGGCCTCCGACTCAGGGCGAAGCTCGGCACCGTACATCTCGTGGTACTTCGCGCCCCAGACATAACTACCGGGGTTGGGATCAGCGGTTTCGCGGTCGAGTAGACGGTCGTCCAGGGAATCCCGCCAGGTATCCGTGGACAGGAACGACTCGCATCGGGCCTCGACGCAGTACCGGAAGAGAAACCGCAGGTAGGTCGGCGGGCTCTGGACGCCGTTCGACGCGTCGACGATGACCTCGTAGTCGCGCATGTAGGGGGTGTATCCGTGGTGCACGACAAGGTGTCCGACGGTCTCGTTCAGCGTCCGCTGAAGTTCTGCGGTGTCCATGTCGCCCTTCTACCTCACTCGGTAAGCCCTTCGACAGCGAGATTCCGAGGCGTTGGGCACCCGTCGCCCGAGAGATCGCCCGGACAAGTCCCTCGACTCCGCACGGCTCCCGGCGGGAGCCTGCTGGTCCGCTGCAACAACCGCCGTACGACCCGGTGCGCGGCATGTGCGGAGGTCTACCGGAAGGCAGATCCGGCCCGTGATCCAGACCGGCGTCGTCGTCATGGACGGCATCTTCGGCACCGACCAGTCGCGGTAGTAACGCGGGAATCGACAGTCACGCAGTTAGACACGCAGCAATGCCAGAGGGCCCTTACCGATTCGGTAAGGGCCCTCTGACCTGGTACTTCAGCGTCGGGGTGGCGGGATTTGAACCCACGACCTCTTCGTCCCGAATGAGGTCCACCCAAGATCCCCACCACCCCGAACGACGTTTCCCCTGGTCAGCGCCGTGGGCTCGAACGGTCTGGGGCAGTCTCAAGAGGGCTCGGTGAGCAGATCGGCTCCCAGCTGGCTCCCAAGCCTCCCGATGTCATCTTGGGAGCCATTAAGCTTGGGGGCGCTCGATAACCCCTGTTATCGAGCGCCCGTAGCGGCTCCAGCGAAGAGCGACCGTAGTTTTTGGATACGCGGGAGGCGGTACTGCCGACGGGGCAGTCAGGTTGTCCTGCGAACAGGATCTTGAAGGGGGGGAGGGCGTCGTGGTTCACCATAGGGTTTCCGTGCCGGGCTCATCTCACCCCTTCGCGGCTGTGCCGTACGTCTCCATGTCCGAGATCGCGACGCTCGCGCGGGTGAAGCGTCCCGTGGTCTCGACGTGGCGGCGACGGTACTCGCATTTCCCGGCACCCGTCGCGGGAAATGCCGGCCGGCCCTTGTTCGACGGCGGGCAAGTGGCGGAGTGGCTGATCTCCTCGGGTCTGGGAAACACCGACCATGCGGAGCTTCGTTCTGATGTGGCCCTCTTCGGCATCGTGGCACTGACGGACCGATTCAGTGGGTGGCAACTCATTGAGGTCCTGGGCAGCCTGCTGTGCCTGCGCAGGCTCGACGGCCGCCCACTGGCCGGTCCTGACGTCGGCGCTGACAACGACGATGACCGGACGCTGTGGGCCGCGGTGATGCACCGAGCTGAGCGGATGGACGCCGAGGACGAGTTCGTCTTGCGCGAGCTGCGCTCAGTCGACGCTGCCGCCGCCCCGCTCGTCCGGTTCGCAGAGGACCTGGCTGACGCCGCCTACAACGAGCGAGGCGCGTACGAACGGCTGCTGGCTGCCCGTGCCCGGCTCGGCGTGGACGCTCTCGCCGCAGATGCCGTGTCCCCCGAGCTTCTGAGCCTGATCACCCAGCTCGCGGACCTGCGTGTCCGCCTGGAACGCGACCAATCGATCACCCTCGCCGACCCGCATGCACGCGCTGGCGACCTGCTTGCCGCGCTGCTGCGCGAGGCCGACGACTGCGAGAACATCACCGCCTTGGCCGCCGAGCCGGACGAGCGCCTGGCCCGCATCGCCCGTCGCCGCTTGCTGCTCGCGGGCGTCGACGAGCTCGCACTCGACGTGCAGACCGGCAACGACCTCGAGGAACGCCTCGCGGACCCCGATCTCATCGTGACTCAGCTCCCGTACCGCCCAGGTGAGGACCGCTCGGCCCTCGCCGCCCTTGAGGGCATCGAGCGCGTGGCCGACCTTCTCGCCTCCGGCTGCACGGCCCTCGTGCTGGGCCCCGCCGACGCCCTCGTCGACGCTCTGCGGGGCACGGAGGAGTCCCAGCTGCGGTCAGAGCTGCTGCGCAGAAATATCGTCGAGGCCGCCATCGCTCTGCCCGGCGGCGTGCTTCCTCACCGTCCCGGCTACCGTCCGGCTCTCTGGGTACTCACCCGCGACCCCGTTTCGGCAGCGGACGGCAAGGTCTTACTCGCCGACATCAGCGCCGTCTCCTTGACCGAAGACGTATGCGCCCGGCTGGCTGAAGACGTACTCCTCTGGCGCGCCGAAGGCTTCCGCGCACTCGACGGCCACGACCCCCGCTACGGACGCGCGGTGGACGTCGCTGTCCTGGACCGTTCCTTCGGCGGCCCGCTGACCCCGCCCGCGCCGCCTGCCTCCGCGATCTGGTCGCGCACGACGACAGAGCGTCCCGCACTTATCGCTGAAGCCGAGGCCTGCCTGGAGCGTGCGGCCGACGAGGCTGGGTCGTACGAGGACACGCACGGTCCGTTCCGCGGGCGCGTGCTGCGCCGCGTCGGCCGGATGCCCCGGCGGACCACTCTCGGCGCGCTCATCGCCGAGGGCAGGGTGAGCAGGCTCAAAGGCCACCGGATCGACGAGGACCATCTCGTCCGGGACGGCCATCACACCGTGCTCGGCCCCGAGGAGATCACCGGGGCCGGCGCCGTCGGGGCGCGGCGCATGGACCGGCTGGTGCTGGCCACCGCGTACGACCGCGTGGCGCTCACCGAGCCGGGGGATGTCGTCTACACGCTTGCGCCGCGACTCGGCCTGTACGTCGACCACGACGGCTTCAGCGTGGTCGCCTTCCCGGCCCGCGTGCTCCGCGTCAACCGCGCCGCCGAACGCCCGCTGACCCCGCGCGTGCTGGCAGCCCTGCTCGGCGTCGCCCGCAACACCGGCCGCAGCCCCAGTGCCGTGCGGGCCGCCCGCCGCATCGAGGACTACCAGCTGCCCGACCTTGACCCAGAGGACGTCGAGCGTTTCGACGCCCTGCTGGCCGAGACCGAGCGCCGGGAGCGGCTGTTGCGCGCGCAGGCCGAC
Encoded proteins:
- a CDS encoding YxiG-like protein, with amino-acid sequence MDTAELQRTLNETVGHLVVHHGYTPYMRDYEVIVDASNGVQSPPTYLRFLFRYCVEARCESFLSTDTWRDSLDDRLLDRETADPNPGSYVWGAKYHEMYGAELRPESEATRHWSKAVGIDFREVHIETNAHDLTLLFSDLEVSELPVGYAPFVAD
- a CDS encoding DNA methyltransferase family protein, with product MSEIATLARVKRPVVSTWRRRYSHFPAPVAGNAGRPLFDGGQVAEWLISSGLGNTDHAELRSDVALFGIVALTDRFSGWQLIEVLGSLLCLRRLDGRPLAGPDVGADNDDDRTLWAAVMHRAERMDAEDEFVLRELRSVDAAAAPLVRFAEDLADAAYNERGAYERLLAARARLGVDALAADAVSPELLSLITQLADLRVRLERDQSITLADPHARAGDLLAALLREADDCENITALAAEPDERLARIARRRLLLAGVDELALDVQTGNDLEERLADPDLIVTQLPYRPGEDRSALAALEGIERVADLLASGCTALVLGPADALVDALRGTEESQLRSELLRRNIVEAAIALPGGVLPHRPGYRPALWVLTRDPVSAADGKVLLADISAVSLTEDVCARLAEDVLLWRAEGFRALDGHDPRYGRAVDVAVLDRSFGGPLTPPAPPASAIWSRTTTERPALIAEAEACLERAADEAGSYEDTHGPFRGRVLRRVGRMPRRTTLGALIAEGRVSRLKGHRIDEDHLVRDGHHTVLGPEEITGAGAVGARRMDRLVLATAYDRVALTEPGDVVYTLAPRLGLYVDHDGFSVVAFPARVLRVNRAAERPLTPRVLAALLGVARNTGRSPSAVRAARRIEDYQLPDLDPEDVERFDALLAETERRERLLRAQADALAEARSLTVAGLADGTLTLDRNVNQPPYAMNTLTMDELSSSSHAGRRNDAPA